In one Rhopalosiphum padi isolate XX-2018 chromosome 3, ASM2088224v1, whole genome shotgun sequence genomic region, the following are encoded:
- the LOC132927929 gene encoding uncharacterized protein LOC132927929: MSYGFLVKASEEVPLELIQQFNIPTAPVVYRGSDSREDVARHFLENIVDVGRKIEELLKTNVPIVMNDRDTRKHNENKNCNFCKRSFDTNEKVRDHCHLTGRFRQSLCSRCNLKLKQPKFVPCFFHNLSNYDAHFIVTELGYDANSIKVIANSEEKCISFSKYISRTFTIRFVDTCRFMASKLDTLSKNLLTRDFSKFRETAKFFDARDMPLVTRKGVYPYEYTDGWDKLDEPSLPPKEEFYSTLKEEGIKDVHYEHAMEVWRHFECRTLGEYSDLYFKIDVLLLADVFENFRDLCMKTYNLDPAFYYTASGFSFDSMLKYTSVKLELLTDYDMLLCIEKGIRGGLVQASMRYAKANNHKVPDYDETKPKSWLVYQDCNNLYGWAMAECMPYGGFKWVEAKLDGLNDLDHNSPIGRMYEVDVTYPAELHDQHNDLPFLPQNGIPDGSKVKKLMATFESKKNYVVHYRNLQQAIKNGLIVEKVHRGSYNSTNPWLAEFINLNTEMRKKALNDFEKDFFKLMNNSIFGKTMEQVRRRILMELVSNEDRVQKLINLTTFKYATPYNENLSAVTMEKKIIKFDKPIYIGLAVLDISKTKMYDYHYNVMKRHYGDQIELMYTDTDSLVYYIHTDDFYEDLARNANLLDRMDTSNLPRNHPCYIAERKKIPGLFSDETDGHIMTEFCALRAKSYAYKIQGLDDMNVKEQIRAKGVRGHVVKNHMTFEGHRACLFEGMEPGVNNRQLNMCIRSFKHQLTTVQTNKIIYNNYDDKRVILEDKIHTLAHGHFRIEDAELAEIMVENEF; this comes from the exons ATGAGTTATGGGTTTTTAGTTAAAGCGTCCGAAGAAGTTCCACTAGAGCTTATCCAGCAATTCAATATACCAACCGCGCCAGTTGTTTATCGCGGTAGTGATAGTCGGGAGGATGTTGCCAGGCATTTTCTCGAAAATATAGTTGATGTAGGTCGTAAAATTGAAGAATTGCTAAAGACGAATGTCCCTATAGTTATGAATGACCGAGATACGCGAAAacacaatgaaaataaaaattgtaactttTGTAAACGCAGTTTCGACACAAACGAGAAAGTCCGCGACCATTGTCATCTTACTGGTAGATTTAGACAATCTTTATGCTCtcgatgtaatttaaaattaaaacaaccgAAATTTGTCCCCTGTTTTTTCCACAATTTATCTAATTATGACGCCCACTTTATTGTAACTGAATTAGGCTATGACGCTAATAGTATAAAAGTTATTGCTAATAgcgaagaaaaatgtatttcattttcaaaatatatcagTAGGACGTTTACTATACGATTCGTAGACACATGCAGGTTTATGGCATCAAAGTTGGATACTCTATCCAAAAACCTTTTAACTCGAGATTTTTCGAAATTCCGCGAGACAGCAAAATTTTTTGATGCCCGGGATATGCCACTAGTCACCCGTAAGGGTGTATATCCATACGAGTATACGGATGGCTGGGATAAGTTGGACGAGCCGAGTCTACCACCAAAAGAAGAATTTTATAGCACGCTCAAGGAGGAGGGTATTAAGGATGTACACTACGAACATGCTATGGAGGTATGGAGGCACTTTGAATGCAGAACGCTGGGCGAATACAGCGatttgtatttcaaaattgaCGTTTTGTTGCTCGcggatgtttttgaaaatttccgCGATCTATGCATGAAAACGTACAATTTAGATCCGGCATTTTATTATACGGCCTCAGGATTCAGCTTCGATTCGATGTTGAAATATACATCGGTGAAATTGGAACTGTTGACCGATTATGACATGCTACTATGTATAGAAAAAG gtATACGCGGTGGATTGGTGCAGGCTAGCATGCGGTATGCTAAGGCTAATAACCATAAGGTGCCTGATTATGACGAAACTAAACCGAAATCATGGCTTGTCTATCAAGACTGTAATAACCTTTATGGCTGGGCTATGGCAGAATGTATGCCCTATGGAGGTTTTAAGTGGGTTGAAGCCAAGCTCGATGGTCTTAACGACTTGGACCACAACTCGCCGATCGGACGGATGTATGAGGTTGATGTAACGTATCCAGCAGAACTGCATGATCAGCATAATGATCTACCATTTCTGCCTCAAAACGGAATACCCGATGGCTCGAAAGTAAAAAAACTGATGGCGACCTTcgagtcaaaaaaaaattatgtcgtACATTACCGTAATCTCCAGCAAGCCATTAAAAACGGGTTGATAGttgaaaaa gtGCATAGGGGGTCCTACAATTCAACCAATCCCTGGCTTGccgaatttataaatttaaacaccgAAATGAGAAAAAAAGCTTTGAACGATTTTGAGAAAGACTTCTTCAAGCTTatgaataatagtatttttg GTAAGACTATGGAACAAGTTAGACGAAGGATACTAATGGAGCTTGTTTCAAACGAAGATAGAGTGCAGAAACTTATCAACTTGACCACATTTAAATATGCGACACCATACAACGAAAACCTGAGTGCTGTAACAatggagaaaaaaattataaaattcgacAAACCTATTTATATTG GCTTAGCAGTGTTGGATATATCAAAGACAAAAATGTACGACTATCACTACAACGTGATGAAGAGGCATTATGGTGATCAAATCGAGCTGATGTACACTGACAccg atTCACTGGTATATTATATCCACACTGATGACTTTTACGAAGATCTTGCAAGGAACGCCAATCTACTCGACCGTATGGATACTTCTAATTTACCACGAAACCATCCGTGTTATATTGCTGAGAGGAAAAAGATCCCGGGTCTATTTTCAGATGAGACTGACGGCCATATTATGACGGAGTTTTGCGCACTCCGTGCTAAATCCTACGCTTATAAAATCCAAGGATTGGATGATATGAATGTGAAGGAGCAGATCCGTGCAAAAGGCGTGAGGGGTCATGTGGTTAAGAACCATATGACATTTGAGGGTCATCGGGCATGTTTGTTTGAAGGTATGGAGCCGGGTGTCAATAATAGACAGCTGAATATGTGTATACGTTCATTCAAACATCAATTGACGACTGTCcagaccaataaaataatatacaacaattatgATGATAAGAGGGTGATACTAGAAGATAAAATCCATACCCTAGCTCACGGTCATTTTAGAATAga gGACGCAGAGTTGGCTGAAATTATGGTCGAAAACGAATTTTAG